A genomic window from Halorubrum trapanicum includes:
- a CDS encoding HEWD family protein has protein sequence MSVTITPPKERTCELCGREERWDDEADGWRIADEPGNVYCIHEWDINGSFVPLEG, from the coding sequence ATGAGCGTGACCATCACACCGCCGAAGGAGCGCACGTGCGAGCTGTGCGGGCGCGAGGAGCGGTGGGACGACGAGGCCGACGGGTGGCGGATCGCGGACGAGCCCGGCAACGTCTACTGTATCCACGAGTGGGACATCAACGGCTCGTTCGTCCCCCTCGAAGGGTAG
- a CDS encoding DUF6517 family protein, with the protein MKRRGLLAAVAASASVAVAGCAGQDGSYEFDAEPARVPESAYADSEYNGQEPESFSIDREFNVTGVNARVTATTWIARYVNPTTQSALFVASTPNASVAGQSVNPLVRVEGADLIRQLLNQVTQQGVGGGNADIQTDDIESRGEQTRTILGKETTVSKFETTVSADVEGSNGQSGSVEDIPVFLYLATVQHQAADADSEDVIALVGLHPVQVDQSEQLLAMMEAVEH; encoded by the coding sequence ATGAAACGACGTGGACTGCTCGCAGCCGTGGCCGCCTCGGCGTCCGTCGCGGTCGCCGGCTGCGCCGGCCAGGACGGGAGCTACGAGTTCGACGCGGAACCGGCGCGCGTCCCTGAGAGCGCGTACGCCGACTCCGAGTACAACGGACAGGAGCCGGAGTCGTTCAGCATCGACCGCGAGTTCAACGTCACGGGCGTGAACGCGAGGGTAACGGCGACGACGTGGATCGCCCGGTACGTCAACCCGACGACCCAGTCGGCGCTGTTCGTGGCGAGCACGCCGAACGCCTCGGTCGCCGGCCAGTCGGTCAATCCCCTCGTCCGAGTGGAGGGTGCGGACCTCATCCGCCAGCTCCTCAACCAAGTCACTCAGCAGGGCGTCGGCGGCGGCAACGCCGACATCCAGACGGACGATATCGAGTCGCGCGGCGAGCAGACCCGGACGATCCTCGGCAAGGAGACGACCGTCTCGAAGTTCGAGACGACGGTCAGCGCCGACGTCGAAGGCTCGAACGGGCAGAGCGGGTCCGTCGAGGACATCCCCGTCTTCCTCTATCTCGCGACCGTCCAACACCAAGCGGCCGACGCGGACAGCGAGGACGTGATCGCGCTGGTGGGACTCCATCCGGTCCAGGTCGATCAGTCCGAACAGCTGCTCGCGATGATGGAAGCAGTCGAACACTGA
- a CDS encoding alkaline phosphatase family protein codes for MGLFDRLRGSETPRVAFIGIDGLSYRLVADNPETFPTLSAIADDGEGGGIDSIVPAESSACWPSLTTGKNPGETGVYGFQDREVGSYDTYVPMGRDVQAPRVWDRATDAGFDATVMNVPVTFPPQRTVQRMVSGYLSPDLDAAAHPEELREYLTGSDYRLSVNAKLGHKEDKTAFLEHARETLDARAAAFERYVERDDWDLFVGVFTAPDRVNHFLWGDYEDGGTYREELLSFHTALDDHIGTVREALSDDVTLVVGSTHGFRRLRYDVYCNEWLEREGWLSYEDDGHDALADIDDARAYSLVPGRFYLNVEGREPDGVVPESEYEERRAELREALESWTGPDGNPVADRVVDRETVFRGDHAAIAPDLVVLPNDGFDLKSGFRPHDEVFDPDGPRTGMHAFDDAALFVDHPDATVEDADLLDVAPTLLRLLDVDYGRTDFDGASLV; via the coding sequence ATGGGCCTCTTCGACCGGCTGCGTGGGAGCGAGACGCCGCGGGTGGCGTTCATCGGGATCGACGGCCTCTCGTACCGGCTCGTCGCCGACAACCCCGAGACGTTCCCGACGCTGTCGGCGATCGCGGACGACGGCGAGGGCGGCGGGATCGACAGCATCGTCCCGGCGGAGTCGAGCGCGTGCTGGCCGAGCCTCACGACCGGGAAAAATCCCGGAGAAACGGGCGTGTACGGCTTTCAGGACCGCGAGGTCGGCTCTTACGACACGTACGTGCCGATGGGCCGCGACGTCCAGGCCCCGCGGGTCTGGGACCGCGCGACCGACGCGGGGTTCGACGCGACCGTGATGAACGTCCCCGTCACGTTCCCGCCCCAGCGGACCGTTCAGCGAATGGTCTCGGGCTACCTCTCGCCCGACCTCGACGCGGCCGCACATCCCGAAGAGCTCCGCGAGTACCTCACCGGCAGCGACTACCGCCTCTCGGTCAACGCGAAGCTCGGCCACAAGGAAGACAAGACCGCGTTCTTAGAACACGCCCGCGAGACCCTCGACGCCCGCGCCGCGGCCTTCGAGCGGTACGTCGAGCGCGACGACTGGGACCTCTTCGTCGGCGTCTTCACCGCTCCCGACCGCGTCAACCACTTCCTATGGGGCGACTACGAGGACGGCGGGACGTACCGCGAGGAGCTGCTCTCCTTCCACACCGCCTTAGACGACCACATCGGGACGGTCCGCGAGGCGCTCTCCGACGACGTCACGCTCGTCGTCGGATCGACGCACGGGTTCAGGCGGCTGCGCTACGACGTCTACTGCAACGAGTGGCTCGAACGTGAGGGGTGGCTCTCCTACGAGGACGACGGCCACGACGCGCTCGCCGACATCGACGACGCCCGCGCGTACTCGCTCGTCCCGGGCCGCTTCTACCTCAACGTCGAGGGGCGCGAGCCGGACGGGGTCGTCCCCGAATCCGAGTACGAGGAGAGGCGCGCGGAGCTGCGCGAGGCGCTGGAGTCGTGGACCGGCCCCGACGGGAACCCCGTCGCCGACCGCGTCGTCGACCGCGAGACGGTGTTCCGGGGCGACCACGCCGCCATCGCGCCCGACCTCGTCGTCCTCCCGAACGACGGGTTCGACCTCAAGTCCGGGTTCCGCCCGCACGACGAGGTGTTCGACCCCGACGGCCCGCGGACCGGGATGCACGCCTTCGACGACGCCGCGCTGTTCGTCGACCACCCGGACGCGACGGTCGAGGACGCCGACCTCCTCGACGTCGCGCCCACCCTCCTCCGCCTGCTCGACGTCGACTACGGCCGCACTGACTTCGACGGCGCCAGCCTCGTCTAA
- a CDS encoding PhzF family phenazine biosynthesis protein, with protein sequence METRRALLVDAFAAEPLAGNAAGVVPDAEGLSDDQMAAVAAELGASETAFLTDGDGATGDGDNSAGDGAADDRLRYFSPTTEVDLCGHATIATYGALFAEGAIDGGERAVRTNVGDVTVAVDDDGTVWMRQQAPSVEVVDVDLDRVADALGVDPAALRDVGADLPVAVASTGLPFLVVPVNFLERLGEADPDDDAVEALSDEFDVAGVYAFTFDALDADSTLHGRAFVPSLGIPEDPVTGTASGAVGGYLRHVDAFDGDEPEELRFEQGHFVDRPGHVRVRVEAEGVRVGGRATVALDGEIRIPDDEDDEIIEA encoded by the coding sequence ATGGAGACCCGACGCGCGCTGCTCGTCGACGCGTTCGCCGCGGAGCCGCTGGCCGGGAACGCCGCCGGCGTCGTCCCGGACGCCGAGGGGCTGAGCGACGACCAGATGGCCGCGGTCGCCGCCGAACTGGGCGCCTCGGAGACGGCGTTCCTAACCGACGGCGACGGCGCGACCGGTGACGGCGATAACTCGGCCGGCGACGGCGCGGCCGACGACCGGCTCCGCTACTTCTCGCCGACCACGGAGGTCGACCTCTGCGGGCACGCCACGATCGCGACCTACGGCGCCCTGTTCGCCGAGGGTGCGATCGACGGCGGCGAGCGCGCTGTCCGCACGAACGTCGGCGACGTCACGGTCGCGGTCGACGACGACGGCACCGTCTGGATGCGACAGCAGGCGCCGAGCGTGGAGGTCGTCGACGTCGACCTCGACCGGGTCGCGGACGCCCTCGGGGTCGACCCCGCCGCGCTGCGCGACGTCGGCGCGGACCTCCCCGTCGCGGTCGCGTCGACCGGCCTTCCGTTCCTCGTCGTCCCCGTGAACTTCTTGGAGCGGCTCGGCGAGGCCGACCCGGACGACGACGCGGTCGAAGCGCTCTCCGACGAGTTCGACGTCGCGGGCGTCTACGCGTTCACCTTCGACGCGCTCGACGCGGACTCGACGCTCCACGGCCGGGCGTTCGTGCCGTCGCTCGGCATCCCCGAGGACCCGGTCACGGGCACCGCGAGCGGGGCGGTCGGCGGGTACCTCCGCCACGTCGACGCCTTCGACGGCGACGAGCCCGAGGAGCTCCGGTTCGAGCAGGGCCACTTCGTCGACCGGCCGGGTCACGTCCGCGTCCGCGTCGAGGCGGAGGGCGTCCGCGTCGGCGGGCGGGCGACGGTCGCGCTCGACGGGGAGATCCGGATCCCCGACGACGAGGACGACGAGATCATCGAGGCGTAA
- a CDS encoding calcium/sodium antiporter, with protein sequence MLPGSPLVELLLIAGGVALLYAGAELLVAGARDLALAVGLKASTVGVTVVAFATTAPELFVSLLGAVTVSTDIGLGAIVGSNIANIGLVLGVSALIRPLDVSDTVFRRDVPFMVLAALLLVGLGWDGRIGLVDGAVLLAALVAFTAAVLWRVQENQSAITDSERDEMPDAKLRDAAIVVAGIAALVLGSRWLIDGSESLLAAAGFSDIFIGLTVLALGTSLPELAASVVAAVRGEAEFSVGNVVGSNIYNVLAVIGIVAVVTPIRVAPGVRGFEFPALLAFTAAIVGVMAYRERITRVDGAALTVGYGIFVYLLLP encoded by the coding sequence GTGCTGCCCGGGTCGCCACTCGTCGAACTGCTGTTGATCGCCGGCGGCGTCGCCCTCCTGTACGCCGGCGCCGAACTGCTCGTCGCGGGCGCGAGGGACCTCGCGCTCGCCGTCGGGCTGAAGGCGTCGACCGTCGGCGTCACCGTCGTGGCGTTCGCGACGACCGCCCCGGAGCTTTTCGTCTCCCTCCTCGGCGCCGTCACGGTGTCGACCGACATCGGGCTCGGCGCGATCGTCGGCTCGAACATCGCGAACATCGGGCTCGTGCTGGGCGTCTCCGCGCTGATCCGCCCGCTCGACGTCTCCGACACCGTCTTCCGCCGAGACGTGCCGTTCATGGTGCTGGCCGCGCTGCTGCTCGTCGGCCTCGGCTGGGACGGTCGGATCGGGCTCGTCGACGGCGCCGTGCTGCTCGCGGCGCTCGTCGCGTTCACCGCCGCGGTCCTGTGGCGCGTCCAGGAGAACCAGTCGGCGATCACCGACAGCGAGCGTGACGAGATGCCCGACGCGAAGCTCCGCGACGCCGCGATCGTCGTCGCCGGGATCGCCGCGCTCGTCCTCGGGTCGCGGTGGCTGATCGACGGCAGCGAGTCGCTTCTGGCGGCCGCCGGCTTCTCGGACATCTTCATCGGGCTCACCGTGCTGGCGCTCGGCACGTCGCTGCCCGAACTGGCCGCGAGCGTCGTGGCCGCGGTGCGCGGCGAGGCGGAGTTCAGCGTCGGCAACGTCGTCGGCTCGAACATCTACAACGTCCTCGCGGTCATCGGCATCGTCGCCGTGGTGACCCCCATCCGCGTCGCCCCGGGCGTCCGGGGCTTCGAGTTTCCCGCGCTGCTCGCGTTCACCGCCGCCATCGTCGGGGTGATGGCGTACCGCGAGCGGATCACCCGCGTCGACGGCGCGGCCCTCACCGTCGGGTACGGGATCTTCGTCTACCTGTTGCTCCCGTAG
- a CDS encoding D-aminoacyl-tRNA deacylase gives MIAIVVSRADSASEHIGERLLEVGDWETREDGSRSDADGGGTYYRTDGVELREFDDLHIHMSDPTAAFDCDPAFIAFVSRHSGETGELLTAHVTGNFGGAEYGGEPESLARAAPGAEKRVVEALARHAPEGYEVGIECTHHGPTDVSVPSLFVELGSDEPQWADPAAARAVARAVLDLRGTGADLTDDSGGRPRHVVGFGGGHYAPRFTRIVRETEWAVGHVGADWALADLGAPDANRDVIEAAFERSRADRAVIDGDRPELAAVVEDLGHRVVSETWVREVGGAPLPLVEHLEVEIGPVDEGLRFGAVEPELAGEQRGDADAIGDAVRVRDLPADLLARAQGLDADAAREAVERVAIAFDTEQGGTRATGRVAFATASETPGYADLVEGLAEVLETGYDAVEVAPDRNAVVASETAFDPALAAERGVPEGPAFGRLADGETVEVDGETVGPEDVSRTRTDRFPIDAGSRD, from the coding sequence GTGATAGCGATCGTCGTCAGCCGGGCCGACAGCGCCTCCGAACACATCGGCGAGCGGCTGCTGGAGGTCGGCGACTGGGAGACCCGGGAGGACGGCTCGCGGTCCGACGCCGACGGGGGCGGAACGTACTACCGGACCGACGGGGTCGAGCTCCGCGAGTTCGACGACCTCCACATCCACATGTCGGACCCGACCGCCGCGTTCGACTGCGACCCGGCCTTTATCGCGTTCGTCTCCCGGCATTCGGGCGAGACCGGCGAACTGCTCACCGCGCACGTCACCGGGAACTTCGGCGGCGCCGAGTACGGCGGCGAGCCGGAGTCGCTGGCGCGGGCCGCGCCCGGGGCCGAGAAGCGCGTCGTCGAGGCGCTCGCGCGGCACGCGCCGGAGGGGTACGAGGTCGGTATCGAATGCACGCACCACGGGCCGACCGACGTGTCGGTCCCCTCCCTGTTCGTCGAACTCGGCTCGGACGAGCCCCAGTGGGCGGACCCGGCGGCGGCCCGGGCGGTCGCGCGGGCGGTCCTCGACCTGCGGGGGACGGGCGCCGATCTGACCGATGATTCCGGCGGCCGTCCCCGCCACGTCGTCGGCTTCGGCGGCGGCCACTACGCGCCGCGGTTCACCCGGATCGTCCGCGAGACGGAGTGGGCGGTGGGGCACGTCGGCGCCGACTGGGCGCTCGCCGACCTCGGCGCACCCGACGCGAACCGCGACGTGATCGAGGCCGCCTTCGAACGGAGCCGGGCCGACCGCGCCGTGATCGACGGTGACCGTCCCGAACTCGCCGCGGTCGTCGAGGACCTCGGCCACCGGGTCGTGAGCGAGACATGGGTCCGCGAGGTCGGCGGCGCGCCGCTCCCGCTCGTCGAGCACCTGGAGGTCGAGATCGGTCCCGTCGACGAGGGGCTGCGGTTCGGCGCGGTCGAGCCGGAACTGGCCGGCGAGCAGCGCGGCGACGCCGACGCGATCGGCGACGCGGTCCGCGTCCGCGACCTCCCGGCGGACCTGCTCGCCCGGGCGCAGGGCCTCGACGCCGACGCGGCGCGGGAGGCGGTCGAGCGCGTCGCGATCGCGTTCGACACGGAGCAGGGCGGAACCCGCGCGACCGGGCGCGTCGCGTTCGCGACGGCCTCGGAGACGCCGGGGTACGCGGACCTCGTCGAGGGACTGGCGGAAGTGTTGGAAACGGGCTACGACGCGGTCGAGGTGGCGCCCGACCGGAACGCGGTCGTCGCCAGCGAGACGGCGTTCGACCCGGCGCTGGCGGCCGAGCGGGGCGTCCCGGAGGGACCGGCGTTCGGGCGGCTGGCCGACGGGGAGACCGTCGAGGTCGACGGGGAGACGGTCGGGCCGGAGGACGTGTCGCGGACGCGCACGGACCGGTTCCCGATCGACGCCGGCTCGCGCGACTGA
- the ftsZ gene encoding cell division protein FtsZ: MDSIVEDAIDEAEEAPAEDAGGAGESAAGGSAGAPPQSGTMTDDELQDVLQDLQTNITVVGCGGAGGNTVNRMTEEGIHGAKLVAANTDVQHLVNIEADTKILMGQQKTQGRGAGSLPQVGEEAAIESQEEIQDAIDGSDMVFVTAGLGGGTGTGSAPVVAKAARESGALTIAIVTTPFTAEGEVRRTNAEAGLERLRDVSDTVIVVPNDRLLDAVGKLPVRQAFKVSDEVLMRSVKGITELITMPGLVNLDFADVRTVMEKGGVAMIGLGESDSDSKAQDSVKSALRSPLLDVDISGANSALVNVTGGTDMSIEEAEGVVEEIYDRIDPDARIIWGTSVDDELEGEMRTMIVVTGVESPQIYGSNGEPPEGGAPSDVEDIDYVE; the protein is encoded by the coding sequence ATGGACTCCATCGTTGAGGACGCCATCGACGAAGCCGAAGAGGCCCCCGCAGAGGACGCCGGGGGAGCCGGCGAGAGCGCCGCCGGAGGGAGCGCCGGCGCGCCGCCGCAGAGCGGGACGATGACCGACGACGAGCTACAGGACGTCCTCCAGGACCTCCAGACGAACATCACGGTCGTCGGCTGCGGGGGCGCCGGCGGCAACACGGTCAACCGGATGACCGAGGAGGGGATCCACGGCGCGAAGCTGGTCGCCGCCAACACCGACGTCCAGCACCTCGTCAACATCGAGGCCGACACGAAGATCCTCATGGGCCAGCAGAAGACGCAGGGGCGCGGCGCCGGCTCCCTCCCGCAGGTCGGCGAGGAGGCCGCCATCGAGTCCCAAGAGGAGATCCAAGACGCCATCGACGGCTCCGACATGGTGTTCGTCACCGCCGGGCTCGGCGGGGGCACGGGGACGGGCTCGGCGCCGGTCGTCGCGAAGGCCGCCCGCGAGTCGGGCGCGCTCACCATCGCCATCGTCACGACGCCGTTCACGGCCGAGGGCGAGGTCCGGCGGACGAACGCCGAGGCCGGCCTCGAACGGCTCCGCGACGTGAGCGACACGGTCATCGTCGTCCCCAACGACCGCCTGCTCGACGCGGTCGGGAAGCTCCCGGTCCGGCAGGCGTTCAAGGTGTCCGACGAGGTCCTGATGCGCTCGGTGAAGGGGATCACCGAGCTGATCACGATGCCGGGGCTCGTCAACCTCGACTTCGCCGACGTCCGCACGGTCATGGAGAAGGGCGGCGTCGCGATGATCGGCCTCGGCGAGTCCGACTCCGACTCGAAGGCGCAGGACTCGGTGAAGTCGGCGCTGCGCTCGCCGCTGCTCGACGTGGACATCTCGGGCGCGAACTCCGCGCTCGTGAACGTCACCGGCGGCACCGACATGTCCATCGAGGAGGCCGAGGGCGTCGTCGAGGAGATCTACGACCGGATCGACCCCGACGCGCGGATCATCTGGGGGACCTCCGTCGACGACGAGCTGGAGGGCGAGATGCGGACGATGATCGTCGTCACCGGCGTCGAGTCGCCGCAGATCTACGGCAGCAACGGCGAACCGCCGGAGGGCGGCGCGCCGAGCGACGTCGAAGACATCGACTACGTAGAGTAA
- a CDS encoding protein translocase SEC61 complex subunit gamma, which yields MDVPYDLNSYIRVLKLASTPSTDEFLQVSKIAGAGILLIGFIGFLIFAIMSLIPGVGA from the coding sequence ATGGACGTTCCGTACGACCTCAACAGCTACATTCGGGTGCTGAAGCTGGCGAGCACGCCGAGCACCGACGAGTTCCTCCAGGTGTCGAAGATCGCCGGCGCCGGGATTCTGCTCATCGGGTTCATCGGGTTCCTGATCTTCGCGATCATGAGCTTGATCCCGGGGGTCGGCGCGTAA
- a CDS encoding transcription elongation factor Spt5: MPIYSVKTTASQERTVADMIAEKEAPEIQAVIAPDQLTSYVMVEATDGTAFGRILDEIPHARGVIQGGDGPAESPFSEVEHFLSPTPDVEGIGEGDIVELIAGPFKGEKARVQRIDEGKDQVTVELYEATVPIPVTVRGDQIRVLDSEER, encoded by the coding sequence ATGCCGATCTACTCGGTCAAGACGACTGCGAGCCAGGAGCGCACCGTCGCCGACATGATCGCCGAGAAGGAGGCGCCGGAGATCCAGGCCGTCATCGCCCCCGACCAGCTCACGAGCTACGTGATGGTCGAGGCGACCGACGGGACCGCCTTCGGCCGGATCCTCGACGAGATCCCGCACGCCCGCGGCGTCATCCAGGGCGGCGACGGGCCCGCCGAGAGCCCCTTCTCCGAGGTCGAGCACTTCCTCTCGCCGACCCCGGACGTGGAGGGGATCGGCGAGGGCGACATCGTCGAGCTGATCGCCGGCCCGTTCAAGGGCGAGAAGGCGCGCGTCCAGCGGATCGACGAGGGGAAAGACCAGGTAACCGTCGAGCTGTACGAGGCGACCGTGCCGATTCCGGTGACGGTCCGCGGCGACCAGATCCGCGTGCTCGACAGCGAGGAGCGGTAG
- the artA gene encoding archaeosortase A, protein MFGHGAPAVLSVIPDTFTFAWIVAILFATAWLLDSRGLSAGRTLAAATWALFGLFWLSTVPYFAFEHQSYVESILALAGFPASVYAGYLLYDGRASLFTLTRAIAIMLFIYLPFETIPAFTFAGIAVPEPRRVLIEIVAAQTGALIDLLGYAPEAVTSSEGYDAAYSWTLDDGHTVVIHIVLACTGLGSMAIFGGLVAAVEAPLSRKLRALAVSLPLIYVLNLLRTTFISVVAGNQYMHWYPDLVLTMFGATDPYRVSFLISDRIMSQLLAVVALIAITFLAVRQLPELAVILEDVLYLITGEEHDLTESLDLPREPTNR, encoded by the coding sequence ATGTTCGGCCACGGCGCGCCGGCGGTGTTGAGCGTGATCCCCGACACGTTCACGTTCGCGTGGATCGTCGCGATCCTCTTCGCGACGGCGTGGCTGCTCGACAGCCGCGGGCTGTCCGCGGGGCGGACGCTCGCGGCCGCGACGTGGGCGCTGTTCGGGCTGTTCTGGCTGTCGACGGTGCCGTACTTCGCGTTCGAACACCAGAGCTACGTCGAGTCGATCCTCGCGCTCGCCGGCTTCCCCGCCAGCGTGTACGCGGGGTACCTCCTGTACGACGGGCGGGCGTCGCTTTTCACCCTGACTCGGGCCATCGCGATTATGCTGTTCATCTACCTCCCGTTCGAGACGATCCCGGCGTTCACGTTCGCCGGGATCGCGGTGCCGGAGCCCCGTCGGGTCCTCATCGAGATCGTCGCGGCGCAGACCGGGGCCCTCATCGATCTCCTCGGGTACGCGCCGGAGGCGGTGACGAGCAGCGAGGGGTACGACGCGGCGTACTCGTGGACGCTCGACGACGGCCACACCGTCGTCATCCACATCGTGCTGGCGTGTACGGGGCTCGGAAGCATGGCCATCTTCGGCGGCCTCGTGGCCGCCGTCGAGGCGCCGCTCTCGCGGAAGCTCCGCGCGCTCGCGGTGTCGCTCCCGCTCATCTACGTCCTGAACCTCCTCCGGACGACGTTCATTTCGGTAGTGGCGGGCAACCAGTACATGCACTGGTACCCGGACCTGGTGTTGACGATGTTCGGCGCGACCGACCCGTACCGCGTCTCCTTCCTCATCTCGGACCGGATCATGAGCCAGCTGTTGGCGGTCGTGGCGCTCATCGCGATCACGTTCCTCGCGGTGCGCCAGCTGCCCGAGCTCGCGGTGATCTTGGAGGACGTCCTCTACCTCATCACCGGCGAGGAACACGACCTGACGGAGTCGCTCGACCTCCCGCGCGAGCCGACGAACCGGTAG
- a CDS encoding DUF4010 domain-containing protein, which produces MLSAVDPFVYLETNVAKLVLATALGMFLGLEREWSQKSAGIRTFALVSLAAAVFSLLDEPGLLVVGGVLVVASAVLLAVRSFVEPDVDGLSLTTSASMLVAYGVGVLVAEGLFIESVTVAVLSSLLLVLKRELHEFAWGLSREEVRSAVEFTILAFVVFPLLPAETIDPWGAVQPRLVWSLVVAVSAIGFVNYVLVKRYQGRGYAVTGFFGGLVNSTAVVAEMAKRAKGRADLREIAVGSILLANAAMAFRNAAVVAVFVPEAALVVGVPLGAITLAGIGVAVWRSDWRTAMEAELTSPFSLGNALTFGALFLLVLLVSAVAEETFGAGGFVATSFLAGLVSSGTSTTTAVSLLGTGQIGVEAAVAGVVAGTAASILIKTAFAASIARELVRPVFLWNLLLIAVGVIAGLPLLVL; this is translated from the coding sequence GTGCTGAGCGCGGTCGACCCGTTCGTCTACCTGGAGACGAACGTCGCCAAGCTGGTCCTCGCGACCGCGCTCGGCATGTTCCTCGGGCTGGAGCGCGAGTGGTCCCAGAAGTCGGCGGGGATCCGGACGTTCGCGCTCGTCAGCCTCGCGGCGGCCGTGTTCTCGCTGCTCGACGAGCCCGGGCTGCTCGTCGTCGGCGGGGTGTTGGTGGTCGCCAGCGCGGTCTTGCTCGCGGTCCGGAGCTTCGTCGAGCCCGACGTGGACGGGCTCTCGTTGACGACGTCGGCGTCGATGCTCGTCGCGTACGGGGTCGGCGTCCTCGTCGCGGAAGGACTCTTCATCGAGTCGGTGACGGTGGCGGTGCTGTCGTCGCTGCTGCTCGTGTTGAAGCGGGAGCTCCACGAGTTCGCGTGGGGACTCTCCCGCGAGGAGGTGCGCAGCGCCGTGGAGTTCACCATCCTCGCGTTCGTCGTCTTCCCGCTCCTCCCCGCCGAGACGATCGACCCGTGGGGCGCGGTCCAGCCGCGGCTCGTCTGGTCGCTGGTGGTCGCGGTCAGCGCCATCGGCTTCGTCAACTACGTCCTCGTCAAGCGGTACCAGGGGCGCGGCTACGCGGTGACGGGCTTCTTCGGCGGGCTCGTCAACTCGACCGCGGTCGTCGCGGAGATGGCGAAGCGCGCGAAGGGGCGGGCGGACCTCCGCGAGATCGCGGTGGGGTCGATCCTCCTCGCGAACGCGGCGATGGCGTTCCGGAACGCCGCGGTGGTGGCCGTCTTCGTCCCGGAGGCGGCGCTCGTCGTCGGAGTGCCCCTCGGCGCGATCACGCTCGCGGGGATCGGCGTCGCGGTGTGGCGAAGCGACTGGCGGACGGCGATGGAGGCCGAGCTCACCTCTCCGTTCAGCCTCGGGAACGCGCTCACCTTCGGCGCGCTCTTCCTGCTCGTGCTGCTCGTCTCGGCGGTCGCCGAGGAGACGTTCGGCGCGGGCGGGTTCGTCGCCACCTCCTTCCTCGCCGGGCTGGTGTCGTCGGGGACCTCGACGACTACGGCCGTCTCGCTGCTCGGGACCGGTCAGATCGGCGTCGAGGCCGCGGTCGCGGGCGTGGTGGCCGGCACCGCCGCCAGCATCCTGATCAAGACCGCCTTCGCCGCGAGCATCGCGCGCGAACTGGTACGGCCGGTGTTCCTCTGGAACCTCCTGTTGATCGCCGTGGGCGTGATCGCCGGGCTACCGCTGTTAGTACTCTGA
- a CDS encoding CBS domain-containing protein, producing MDLDDRTRVADVMSTPLETIGANAPVRDAARRMRDEGISALVVTTGGGCIVTQSDVVGAVADGRDPEATAVRDVMTEDVETVTPDLMMQEVAAMMTMYGVKHLPVVDDDYVGMVSSTDIAEHLS from the coding sequence ATGGATCTCGACGACAGAACACGCGTCGCGGACGTGATGTCGACCCCGCTGGAGACGATCGGCGCGAACGCGCCGGTTCGGGACGCCGCCCGTCGGATGCGCGACGAGGGGATCAGCGCGCTGGTCGTGACGACCGGCGGCGGCTGTATCGTCACGCAGAGCGACGTCGTCGGGGCGGTCGCCGACGGGCGCGACCCAGAGGCGACGGCGGTCCGCGACGTGATGACCGAGGACGTCGAGACGGTGACGCCCGACCTGATGATGCAGGAGGTCGCCGCCATGATGACGATGTACGGCGTGAAACACCTCCCAGTCGTCGACGACGACTACGTGGGGATGGTGTCGTCGACGGACATCGCCGAACACCTCTCCTGA
- a CDS encoding CBS domain-containing protein encodes MNDVPVDRLMSTDLTTIERGAAAADAAKRMRETGVGSILVVEPDGTLAGLITATDFVALVRDNDPKDRTPVEAFMTTDIVTVGRDDTVAELAEPTAHGYTHLPVTDADGRPIGMVSTTDLTAYLSRAR; translated from the coding sequence ATGAACGACGTGCCCGTCGACCGGCTGATGTCGACCGACCTCACGACGATCGAACGCGGGGCCGCCGCGGCCGACGCGGCGAAGCGAATGCGGGAGACAGGCGTCGGCTCGATCCTCGTCGTCGAGCCCGACGGGACGCTGGCGGGCCTGATCACCGCGACGGACTTCGTCGCGCTCGTCCGCGACAACGACCCGAAGGACCGGACACCGGTCGAGGCGTTCATGACGACCGACATCGTCACCGTGGGCCGCGACGACACCGTCGCCGAACTGGCGGAGCCGACCGCGCACGGCTACACCCACCTCCCGGTGACCGACGCCGACGGCAGGCCGATCGGGATGGTGTCGACGACGGACCTCACAGCGTACCTTTCGAGGGCGCGGTGA